From Panicum hallii strain FIL2 chromosome 2, PHallii_v3.1, whole genome shotgun sequence, a single genomic window includes:
- the LOC112882394 gene encoding uncharacterized protein LOC112882394 isoform X2 — MSCLGRAAVPVKRVWRGLRLRRATGLGRLRKEVRTCEYSDVHVMWEMLSSSIKPGGGGAISHGRCRRHWEGLQEGQGGEEGRRRLEPPGLLLPRALIRDDQSCSSDSDREGSLLLLLLLLLLLLLPPPPPPPPC, encoded by the exons atgtcgtgcctgggccgCGCGGCGGTGCCGGTGAAGCGCGTCTGGCGCGGCCTCCGACTCCGGCGAGCCACCG GTCTGGGCCGGCTGCGGAAGGAGGTGCGCACGTGCGAGTACAGTGACGTCCACGTCATGTGGGAGATGCTCAGCAGCAGCATCAAgcctggaggaggaggagccatCAGCCATGGGCGGTGCCGCCGCCACTGGGAGGGGCTCCAGGAAGGCCAGGGTGGGGAGGAAGGCCGCCGTCGCCTGGAGCCGCCTGGCCTCCTACTGCCGCGCGCTCTGATCCGAGACGACCAGAGCTGCTCGTCGGATTCGGACAGAGAGGGATCTctgcttctgctgctgctgcttcttcttctgctgctgctgccgccgccgccgccgccgccgccttgttGA
- the LOC112882394 gene encoding uncharacterized protein LOC112882394 isoform X1 — translation MSCLGRAAVPVKRVWRGLRLRRATGKSPSSSSYAPMDHRGSGESSDGEADMGVGALAAGLGRLRKEVRTCEYSDVHVMWEMLSSSIKPGGGGAISHGRCRRHWEGLQEGQGGEEGRRRLEPPGLLLPRALIRDDQSCSSDSDREGSLLLLLLLLLLLLLPPPPPPPPC, via the coding sequence atgtcgtgcctgggccgCGCGGCGGTGCCGGTGAAGCGCGTCTGGCGCGGCCTCCGACTCCGGCGAGCCACCGGTAagtcgccgtcgtcgtccagCTACGCGCCGATGGATCATCGGGGATCGGGAGAGTCATCCGACGGCGAGGCTGACATGGGTGTGGGCGCGCTGGCTGCAGGTCTGGGCCGGCTGCGGAAGGAGGTGCGCACGTGCGAGTACAGTGACGTCCACGTCATGTGGGAGATGCTCAGCAGCAGCATCAAgcctggaggaggaggagccatCAGCCATGGGCGGTGCCGCCGCCACTGGGAGGGGCTCCAGGAAGGCCAGGGTGGGGAGGAAGGCCGCCGTCGCCTGGAGCCGCCTGGCCTCCTACTGCCGCGCGCTCTGATCCGAGACGACCAGAGCTGCTCGTCGGATTCGGACAGAGAGGGATCTctgcttctgctgctgctgcttcttcttctgctgctgctgccgccgccgccgccgccgccgccttgttGA